The nucleotide window TAAGGGAAAGTCTTCCTGGTCGGGGATATCAAAGTTCCTATTATACCCATAACAAGACGGAATAAAAGGAAAAAAAGGCAAGAAGCTTAATTTATTTCAATCATAAAAATCCAAATCGCCGAGAAGTGCCGAGGGGAGAAGGTTGAAATGAAAAAATCAAATATACGATACCTTGCCGGATTTATTATTATAGGTATCCAAGGACTGGTATCTTGGGGGGCGTTTGCCCTATCGTCTGACCGTGTCGATCATGGAATGTACGGCGAGCTCTTGCAGAAGTATGTTACCAATGGGGTAGTGGATTATCAGGGATTCAAGAAGGAAGAGGCCAAGCTCGATCGATATCTCGGTGTTTTAGAGAAAGTCGACCCAAAGACCCTTTCCCCAAAGGAACAGTTCGCTTTTTACGTCAACGCTTACAATTCCTGGACCATCAAACTGATCTTGAGCGCCTATCCTTCCATCCACTCGATCAAAGATCTCGGCAGTC belongs to Deltaproteobacteria bacterium and includes:
- a CDS encoding DUF547 domain-containing protein, translated to MKKSNIRYLAGFIIIGIQGLVSWGAFALSSDRVDHGMYGELLQKYVTNGVVDYQGFKKEEAKLDRYLGVLEKVDPKTLSPKEQFAFYVNAYNSWTIKLILSAYPSIHSIKDLGS